In the genome of Mercurialis annua linkage group LG8, ddMerAnnu1.2, whole genome shotgun sequence, the window ATTAGGATAAATAGATTAGactctttaattttgttttatttttgagtttaagattaaactcttcttttaaaagataagattAAACTCTTTTAATTACTTGATATGCCAAAATTTACAGGACTACTTAAAATGTAGACTAgataataaaaatgattaatgtattaatttattaaaaatgatttatCCGATCCCAGACACAAATTTGAGCGTCCGATTGACCCTTATTCATGAAAGTAATGTGGGTATTTTACAAGGGGCTAAACGGGCCATTATCCAAATCTTTATTTGATTACTAAGAGGCTCGAAGATTAATTTCTGACGTGGCAACATATCATTTGCAGCTGCATAACTAACTTTGGCTCCAATCTTTTGATATAACCAACTGAGAGAAGAGAAGAAAAACATCACTActctctcattttttttcttttctttctttacaagaaaataaaatgcaGAGTGGTCAGCGATTGACTCTTTTTGAAAGGAAACAAGTCGAAAAATGGTTAGCGACGGAACCCGAATCTTTGAATGTTAGAGCCAGTAATGACCCAGAATTTGGGAAACTCAGAGCAAAGATTGAACTCTTGATCGCTGAAGTAAGTCATTAATCTTTAACTTCTTTCtgtttgatttaatttcttgaaaaatgTAGTGTCAAATCTTTATCTGTTTTGCTTTCTTTCTTGTTTTCTTGTTTGTTTTTCAAGAACTGCATTATAAAAGTTTTAGGTAAGAAATCTTTAAAAGTTGTTTTGGTATTTTGATTTTCTTACAACTTATCAaacaaaatttaagaaaatagaaataaatattgCACTCTTTGATCGATGGAGTAAGTCATTAATTTTTAACTTCTTTCTGTCTggtttaattaatttcttgaaGATAAAGTAGTGTCAAATCATTATCTGTCTTGCTTTCTTTGTGGGTCTATggttttgttatttggttttaaAGAACTGCATTATTAATGTCTTAACATAATGTTTTAGGTTAGAACTGTTTAGAACTTAATGCCTTTGATTCTTGGAATTTGATGAATATAGAGTCATTCGTCATGTTTGCTAGACTAGAAAATTTGAGATTCTTTAAGTTTGGAGTTTCTTTTTGTAGAGAAACAATCTTGGAGTTAGAACATTTAGTTTCTTGAAAATTTAAGGTGTGGTGAAGTTTGTTTGGTTCGTAGGAAAGCAGAGAGAaaattttgtgtttttcttTATTGAAACTTCAAAAAATTCACCACTTCTGTCACTGCTATTATCCTGGGAAAATGACTGaaaatttcaaacgatttggtttTGTGTTGTTCTCTTTGATTGCTGAATGGGATGTGAAATCTGATGCAGAATGACAAGGATGCTCAATTCGATGCTACCATTCGATATCTGGCTTTGAACTTCTTCGATAGATTTTCTTCGATGGATACAATGCCGGTAAATTTTACGAGTTGTATGCTAATTATATGTCTGCTTACTTACTGTACTGATCTGAATTTGCTAAACTGTTTAGACATTGGGGAAGAAAGATTTTGCTTATCATGTTACGGTGCTTGTCATGAGTTGCCTGCTTATTGCTTTGAAGATGAAGGGTGATTCCTTCAGCAAGATAATGAATCTggtattttcatttttcactaCCTACTTACGTCTGTATCTTTTCGGTATCTTATTTACCAAGTAGCACGAATACTTCACTTAGTCAACGTTTTTCTGTTTCTGTAATTCGTCtgaaatttgacgttttgaacatgaaaacttcaattttaacataaaatacCTTAAAATAAGAACGTTTCACCGTGTCTATATCCAAGTATCTCGTTTCTACGTATCCATGTTGGTGCTACATAGCTTATTTAGCATAAGCCTCTTTGTTTGAACAGAAAAACTGGCCAAAAATGAAGATTGATGAAAAAGATATTGACAAGATGGAGAGTCTGATTCTCAAAAGAACTGGTCCGCCAGAGGATTGTGTAAATGCGCTATTCTACGTTCCGAGCTTCCTGTCTATAGTAGAAGAAGGAGCAACGCAGTTCAAATCAAATGTGATTCGCCTGATAACTCAATCACATGGAGGTACAAATAATCGATCATAAATCGTGCCGCGCTAAATTTGAACTTATCATTATTCtgatgatatttttattataatcgCAGCTGTAAAATTTGTACAATTCCGGCCTTCAGTGATAGCAGCATCCGCGATTCTTACGAACATCGAAAACATCTCCCTTGAAAAGCATCATGACTGCATGAAAAGGTTTACAGTCACAGATCTCCAACTGGTATGACATTTACAGTCACAGATCTCCAActgtttttcatatttatctGCATCATAATGACATTTATGCATAATTTCAGAATAAGGAAGAACTCGAAAGCTGTCAGAATACGATGTTCATCTCCCACTTCCTCCGAGAGACAAGTTGAATCTGGAATTGCAGCACAGTCACAGGGAGATGGTGCCATGGAAGAAATACGAGCCCTAGATTTGGTTTTGCTTGAAAAGTATTTAGGTGAATGAAAAAGGGTTTATCAGATTCAACTTGTCTCTCGGAGGGTTTTCAAAGGGTTTTCAATTGGAGGTTGTTCCGGCTAAAATGCTTCATGGAAACCAGATTTTTCCATGTGGAAACCGGATTTTACTAGTTTTTCTTGGAAAACTTGTCAtgcatatataattttattttagagaaGAGTTTCTAGACGAAATTATGCATACATGATACatgacaaatttttaaataaattatcatgtAAGCATTTTTGTCCGGAAAATCTTCGGTTGAAAAACAACTAAAGTAtgtaaataaaaaggaaaaatataaagTTCGAAAACCAAAATAGAATAAAACGAAGTTTGTATACCTTGAAAATCAATTACCCACTATCTTGACacaataatttgttaaaatattaaataaatttacctattagttttaaattttaaagagcACAATTCACTCCTCTCTTGAGCTATagtcgaaccgaacaaacacaTAAAGTGATCAAATATCGgatgattaaatcaaaaagaACTCTCTGTATCTGTACATAAGAGTGCATGAAAGTATACAAGTCAATGGCACAATGCACACTCTTTCTTCAAAAGACTACAAGACTAGTAATAAATTTctattaaagtaataaaattcacataaaaatcaaaataattgtcAAGAACAATCTTGTAAAATACTTGCAGCTTCGGTCCGTTGTTCATCACTTAATTCCGAAGGAAATTCAACGAAAAATGTAATTCGTAAATCGCCTCTTTTACCTTCTGTTTTAGTAGGCATACCTTGCCCTTGAATGATCTTTACATAACCTGGGTATATAATTTCGTCGAATGATAACCACATTCTTTCTCCCCCGAGTAATGGAGCTGATATAGAACATCCTGTAAGAGACTGAACTAATTGGATTTCAAGTCCGTACTCTAAATCGTCGCCATTTCGTGTGAACAATGGATGTCGTTTTTCGTCTATCAAGAAAATTATATCTGCGGGGAGATATCCTGGTTTTTCGTCGCCTTTTCCTTCGAATTTTATCTTTGTTCCTTGCTTCCATCCTGGCTTCACTTTTATCTTCAGGGTCTCATCTACTTTCTTGATTATTCTACACAATTAAATCaagattttatgttgatattctAATGAGTGTATCTTTAAAATATCCTATCTAAGTGTAATAAGCAACTTACCCATTTGAGATAATATCTCTAGTAATCTTAATTTTCTTGACACATCCATGGCATAATTCCTCCAGTGTGCACTCTAACTTCCTCTCAACCGGTGAAGGAATTCTCCAAGCAGTTGATTGAGAGTATACAATCGGCGTAGCACCCATTCTTGTCGGACTTATGATTGAAGAAGGAATTTCAGTGTCCGAAGCTCTTCTTCTACCCGTGCTTTTCGACCTAGATTTATTAGGCA includes:
- the LOC126661130 gene encoding cyclin-D6-1-like, with protein sequence MQSGQRLTLFERKQVEKWLATEPESLNVRASNDPEFGKLRAKIELLIAENDKDAQFDATIRYLALNFFDRFSSMDTMPTLGKKDFAYHVTVLVMSCLLIALKMKGDSFSKIMNLKNWPKMKIDEKDIDKMESLILKRTGPPEDCVNALFYVPSFLSIVEEGATQFKSNVIRLITQSHGAVKFVQFRPSVIAASAILTNIENISLEKHHDCMKRFTVTDLQLNKEELESCQNTMFISHFLRETS
- the LOC126661132 gene encoding uncharacterized protein LOC126661132, producing the protein MGDPPRSTTVDFYGILGISKSATIKEMCKAYKSLVTLWHPDKNPSNKDEAQVKFRQINEAYKALNEKKIQETPMKIAYEPKTPPPRDFPSRGGSSHHNKSMDESFFSRPSVQTNINKKSRISSRSPTQLSRNASRRSTSPAQDTSRSKSTGRNMRRTTSPNPKNYLSTSPGSSPALPNKSRSKSTGRRRASDTEIPSSIISPTRMGATPIVYSQSTAWRIPSPVERKLECTLEELCHGCVKKIKITRDIISNGIIKKVDETLKIKVKPGWKQGTKIKFEGKGDEKPGYLPADIIFLIDEKRHPLFTRNGDDLEYGLEIQLVQSLTGCSISAPLLGGERMWLSFDEIIYPGYVKIIQGQGMPTKTEGKRGDLRITFFVEFPSELSDEQRTEAASILQDCS